The sequence ggacgaagggagtataaagAACTATAATATAGGTTGCGCTTAAATGGTAAGATAGGTCTAGAAGATAATAAGAGTAAAATATGTGAAATAACTCACTAAAAATCTTCTCTGTTCTTACTATTTAGGGATACCACTTTCAGTAATCGAGTAATAATGGAACATGGTGCAACTCAACTCACGTGACCTAGATTGCACACTTTTACTGCAGCCAGAGATGATCTCCAAAGCAATGGGTGGGATGAAATTCTTGACAACATCATGCAATCACGAAATGAAGCAAGAGAAGATAGAAGACCAAGATGCTCCATTTCCTCTTCTTGCTTTCGCTTTAAGTCACCGTGGATGATGCCATGATGGGGTATAGCTTGTCACTGATGCAGATAAGGCATGCCCCTGAGCACCCAGATGTTCAAATTCTTTTGAGCATCTACATATGTTATCTCCTGCAACAATTAGACTTTAGTTATTTCGGGTAAAAACTGGCACTGAAAGAAGGATATCATAACTagtaaagttgagacacttattttgagacgaagAGAATAGTACTTTATAGTGAAGCACCAATACCATATCCGGTTGTAGTTATGAACAAACTTTCCACTTCGATCATGACATTGCTGCACACACGTGTATCATGATTGGGATCTAGAAACTATCTACACAAAGTGCATCCTGGCCACATCAGAGACAACACTGCTTCTTCGCGCTCAGTAGCAGTAGTAGAAGTCGGCAGGCACAAGCAAACAGAGGCCACCCCGCACGCATCACACAAAACAGACCACACGCCACAAGGGTTCAAGAGGAGCAACAGTACCACACAAGACGCGCACGCAGCACAGAGGCATCATCCAGAGCAGGTGCACAGAGTCGCCGGTACATGGATGCACCGCTGCACAAAGTGTTTTTACCGGTTCCGGTATGTAACGAGGGTTCTCTCACCAATAGCATGCATGCTGCCAGCTGCATACATTTGTATTCCTCTCTTTTCTCTATTTAAGTCACTGTATTTCATCAGATCGGGCCCACTATGCACATGCGAAGGACGCATGCATGGTCCTCCCTCTCTCTTTTTACTGCTCATGATACAGACTATGACATGCATGTCTCTGACATTATCTCTCCTCTCTCCAtctctaagagcaactccaacgggccgacccaaacggacggcgcttttgtccgctttttgttcgTTTGGGTCAGCCGGCCGCCCGGCGGCCGCCCTGTTTTAGATATGGTAGGCAGTGCGCCCAACGCTCCGATCCATTTCATGTCCGCACTCAATTTCTAAAAAAGGCCcgcggccatgtctcatgccggcaccatgccagccCCGGCATACAATGCCGGCTTTTAAAAATATCACCACACAGTTCATGTTGGCGCACTCgccagcggccggcacacatgTTAGCACACAAAAATGGGtggacttgagttcgaccacgccatcgcggccCCGTGGTCATGTCAGCACACTTGTCGGCATACAAAAAGAGGACGGCGctcgccgccatagatcactcgtcgtcgaacttgagcatgtcggcctgcatcttctcgaaccacgaccTCTTtcttggcgacacggtgttgagatccaccttcatgatcttcaccccggtcatcatgctcgcgagagccacttctttcaccttggtcttggcgttggcggcctcgatctctagcatcttggcttgcttctccgcctccatctcaagcatcttggcttgcttctccgcatccatctcaagcctcctcctttggatctccatgaaggcgttcatttgctcTTCATTGTaacgccggcgctcctcctcccttgagtccttcttgctCACCATGCCCTtcacgcttgcgatcaaggcgttcgacgaggcatcccgcttgtcctccttcttggagttggtcttcccccgcggtcGTGCCTTCTCgccgtccccaacctcctccacggcttgcttccccccacgcgacttgagggcggcatattgcgccttgaacttctcctcatcTTTGATGACCCTAAAGCAATGGGAGAGGTTAAAAcacttgccattgtgttggaccttgaatgccttcaaagcttgaaatgcctacaaatgtATTTCATGCAAGCATATTGGCAAATGGTATGCAAatgaacacacaagcataaacctGATGACACAAAATAGGgcggcttgctagcataccatgtcttgcatgcgatgccgctcacgggggaggccttgacgctctcaagagtggcacaaaacttgttgcactcttgttggatcaccctccatcgcTTCGAAATGGACACCCACCCCGCGCGTGCTTACTATTTGGTACggcggaaacttcttgcgctcatggaactcacggtggacacgaatccaaaaaGTTGAAAGCTTTTGTTCGGCGCCCGTCTTGGGGTCTTGCCCAATGTCTCTCtaacactcgcaaagaagcttgtcctcagCCGCCGTGTATGCCTTGGTCCGCTTGCTCTTACGCTTCGGCTTCACCCCgacggcttggttggcgagctcgtcctcgaacaaaggctccccttcgatgtcgcactcgtcctcttaCTCTTGCTTGTAGTCCTCCGGAAACTCGTGGTCGagtgggaagccgtccaggtccaggccgacctgatcacgcatgaaggccgcctgatcTTGATCAAAGGTGGACGGCGTGACCACCCCTCGgtcgtcctggctttgtgtctcatcGGGATCGTAGCCAGCAGCTAGCGTATCACGCTCGAAGATCATGTTCTGTATGTAGTCCTCGTCGTCGGAGGCTGGCATTCTGCCGAACAGGTTGCGTGCGCCCAGTAGCATGTCGGCTGGCATCTGTCGCGCGCGTTTCCTCGCGCCTCCGGATGATAAGCCACCAACCACCGGTGTGgcattgaggtcgatgggcgcgggcgcaGGCGTGGAAGGCACCACCACGCTCACCTCAAGCGAGCACTCCCCGGAGAAGTGGGAGGCCTACGGGGTAGACGTGGAAGTGCCGCATCGGGGTGCAAGCCGACGCATGGggcgagtcgggcagcaccatccgagggaCACATGGATGAGCCGGTGTTGGCCGCGGCCACGACGGCGTTGACGAggccgtgctggctagggtttaaccctagcataTAGAGCGCCTCCCTTGTTGCCGCCGCGATGCGAGCGTTGGTGACCTCCTACTGCGCaacagcggcgacggcggccgccGCGATGGCTTCATCCCTCGCGTCCGCcacgtgcctccggcccttccacTTGGTCGACTCCCTTTCCCGCTGTTCGGGCGTCATCGCCTTCTTCGGCTTGGGCGCAGCGGCGGTCTTGCGgggggcacgaggcttgcctttgccGGAGGGGCGGTCGTCACGTCGGACGAGGCGAGGCcgacggcggcgtcgaggtcgtcgtccatcgcGGGGGTGGGCGGGAGCGCGCGCGGGGGGAGGTTTTTTTTTGGGGAAATGGAGGAAAATGGTGGAGGCTGCCACCGACCAGCGAGcccggggggaggaggaggcgcgcgtgcgtccgtcttgtgtccgcgccaacgcaaatccggctcaaaaatgggctGGGTATGGGTCGGTAGGCGGACGCCacgcggacgcgcgtccgttttgggtcggcgcgttgggccgacttttatGTTGCATCGACCCAAAGGACGccagcggacgaaatgggtcgcctcgTTGGAGTTGATCTAAATCCATCACTTTTAATTGCCTTTTCACTatttagattgttcatatcttcAAAACAAAATTTTTGTTTTCGAATCTTTGTATATAATTGAACTCCCGGAGCCAAGACCTTTAGAACAAGATCAATCTTGAATACATTCGAACACGTTTAAATTTCAAcgtttgaaatgagtgaaatcagcTTTATGAGAAAAGTGAAATATGATCTTTCAATTGGGTGAAACCAATTTttttaaatgagtgaaatatgtttgtCATACACATGACACATTTTTGGGTGTGAAATACgtgaaacttgttatttcagaATTTTGAATGTAGTCATGTAAAACATGTGAAACTAATTATTTCAAACGTTTTTTAATGAGTGAAATCTGTTTTACGAAACAAGTGAAATTGTTTTTTGAATTGAGTCAAATAAGTTTTTTGAAATATTTGGAATCAGTGTTTTGCTTTGAGTGAAATCAATTTCTAAAGAGTGAAATTAGTTTCTCGCATTGACTGGAATCCATTTCGAACTGAAATATGAAAATGAGTAAAATTTGTTTTCTCAACTTAGTGAAATTATTTTTCTGAAATGAGTGACATTAGTTTTTTCAGATGAGTGAAATCATTTTTTAACATAGTGAAATGAGTTTTTTCTTAAATGAGTGTAATCAGTTTTACGAAATTAGTGTAGCCAGTTCTTTGAAACGAATGAAATATGTGTTTCCAAATATGTGAAATTGGTGTTTAAATTGTGTTAAATTTGTTCTTTGACACGACCATAATCTATTTTCCGAAATGGGTGAAACTGTTTTtgtaaatgagtgaaatatgtgtTTCGGAATAAATGAGATCAGCGTTTCAAAATGAGTGAAATCACCTTTTCGAAGTGAGTGAAACCGATTCTTTGAAATGACTTAAATATGTGTTTTGATATGAGTGAAATCAATGTTTTAAAATGAATAAAATTAGTTTTTCGAAATGAGTTCAACCTATTTTAGAATGAGTTAAATCTGTATTTTCAAATGACTCATTTTTTCTTAATTGTGAAATCAGTTTTTTAAACAAAGTGAAATGAGTTTTTTGAAATGAGTTAAATCCGTTTTTTAAATGCCAAAGCGACTGAAATGGTAAAATTTAAACTACGCTAAAATATATTGAATATTGGTCTTGTTTCAAAGATCTTGTCTTTGGGAATTCAAATATATATAGACATTTAAAAATAAAACACTTATTTGAAAGATATCATTTAATAGCTAACAAGAAAGTAAAAATGTTAGTATTATAGGTTGAGTGGTCTGGGATTACATATGCATGACTAAATGGAAAGGTTGTGGGGGCATGTTCATGTATTGGTCAGGTGGTGTCAGACTAGTATAGAAATGTATTTCAACCCGTAAAAGACTTATTAGTTTATTAGTCAAGGGACAGTGTGCATGAACGGTGGATTGACATGATCGGCGGATGCTTCACCGGTACATACCGGTTCTGGTAAATTTACTTATTCGTGCACCGCTGGAGCTACCTGCGTTGGCAGAAGGAGAGGAGCAGCTGAGAGTTATACAAACAAGGTGGGTCAGGGGGAGCGTCTGACACCACTCGGGCGAGAAGCCGAGAGACATCCGTGGGGAGACGTGTAAGATCTCATATTTAGGTGAGATCATGAGATGAACCctccccccaccaccaacaaaaaAACATATTTAGACATTTCAAaagaatctgaaattatttgacaACATTCATGTGGGGCATGTCTACAATTCCGAAAAAACCAGCTCAAAACTCGTTGTACATTTAGAGATTCATTGACACTATTCACAttcgaatttgtcttttttgtttctattGATGTAAGTTGAATTAGGAGATGAAAGTTTTCGAGATTGTATATCAAATATTGATGAGTGTCTACAAAAAATTGAGAATGTTTgaacatgtttttttttcattcAAAAAAAAACGATCTCATATGTCTCACCTAATGTGAGATCTCACACACGTCTCCCCCCCTTAATCTGTTCACCATAAGTTCACACACTAAACTGATAATTCATGGCAAAGTTAAGCACAAGTGATGCATTTACCTCTTACAAAAATCCAGAAATATCCTCTAAAAAAATTCCAGAATTATTTTTCTGAGACAAAAAAAAATCCAGAAATATCTCCTTTACGCGAGACGGCAAGAGAAAGGCCGTCGCACCGGTCTCGTCTGGGAGcggcgggcccacacgtcagccgtCCAACTCCACGGTGAGGGCCCACATATCGAAGCCGTACCCGGTTGGTGGAGGCCGCATGAACCTCGCGCCCCCCTCGGGCCCGCCACCCCGCGGCGGCGAGCGAATCAAAATAAACCCAGAACAACGCCGACGCAATCGCAACGAACGGCAATCACAATGACGGGTGGGACCGGCCCTCAACATTGACCCACGTGTCAGCTCCGGTTGACCTCTCCCAGGGCTGTCGCCGTTATAATTGACGGCGCTCGCGGCGAGGGCGTAGCTGGTTAAAGAGGCATGCTCCCTTctcgcttcctgctcctcccgcactgccccaccgcgccggccccgactccgactccgacaccCCCCGGCGGCGCGCGCTCGCCGAGCTCGGTCGCACTGCGGTTCGGATCCCCCGGAGGCGTGCGGCTTCGTCGCGGGCGAGGGTCGGCGGCGGTCGCGATGGCATCCGACGGGCGCGTGGAGCGGATCGCGTCCAGCATCCGCGCCATCCCCAACTTCCCCAAGCCAGGTGAGCGCGCATCGTCGATGCCTCTACCCGCTCCCCCCTCTAGAACCCCTAGCTGTTCGCTTGCTCGCTCGGGTGGGTGGGTCGATCTGGTGGATGcccagtggcggcggcggcggcgggttgcTACCTGGTGTGTCGAGGAAGTCGGCTAAAGCTATGCTAGTCCCTGTGGTTTACGCGGTTTTGTCCTGGGGTTATCATTTCTTAGACCTCGCAGGGTAGCAGCGGGTGGACGCCGGTTTGGTGGATTTTGCCCAAGTGCAGCAGATGCAAACCACGCTAAATTTTAGTGCGACCATTATAAGGTGTTGCGAAATAACTGAGCTAGTTCTGGAGAAAATAAAATCTCACCGAAATCATGGCATCGAACCAAACGACAACCATATTTTACTAAGACAATCGTGAAAGTTTGGTAAGGTATAAACTTCAGCTCACAAGGGTACAGACCATACATCTCCTAGGTTAGAACTAACCAAAGAGTGTAAATTGGTGTTGTAGCATATTGCTGCTGCGGTTAATGAAGTAAGAAATTCAAGTGAGTTTTTATGGTGAACTAATAGTCGTTACAAGCAGGATGTGTCAATTGCCATTGCCATTTGCCAACAGCTGCAACAACTTGTGTAGGAAGCAAAGCAATGTAGCAGACTGCTATAGATTTCTTAATAGTAGATTTATACAATTGCTTATCATTACAGGCTAGTGAACAGGGACATGAATTGTGGCGCATGGAATTGATTCTGGCTGGTAGGAATTTGCTTATGGTCACGCCCTGATTTTTCTGTAATGATGGGCGACATGTGAACTATTGGTTTGTGTGGTGTTGAGCTGTTGGTAAATGGCAAGTGTACCTTTAGAGCAGGAGCATGTGTGCTCTATATTGTTACATGCAAAGAATAAGAATTATTTTATTTAATCATGTGTCTCGTTGTTTCTTCATGCAGGGATTTTGTTTCAGGACATCACAACCTTGCTTCTCGATCCGCAGGCATTCCGTGACACCACTGACCTCTTTGTCGAGCGGTACAAGGACAAAGACATAACTGTAGTTGCTGGTAATGTGAAATTAAGCGGAATGCCTTTTTGTCTTAAATGTTCCTATTATTTAAAGGCCAAAATTGTAAAtaaaattttggtttttatttctctGGTGTTAATTTATCATATTTGTTGCTATTATTATCAGGTGTTGAAGCCAGAGGATTCATTTTTGGTCCTCCCATTGCATTAGCCATAGGTGCAAAGTTTGTTCCAATAAGGAAGCCGAAAAAATTACCTGGTATGTTCTTTCAGTGCTTAATATGTAGAAGCTGCTTTTATTGAACAGGTATACTTCAGGTTCGAACTGGATGCATTAGCTAATAATGTTGCATATCTATACTAGGTGAGGTGATATCGGAAGAATATTCTCTGGAATATGGCACTGACAAAATCGAAATGCACGTAGGAGCTGTGCAGCCCAATGACCGAGTCCTTATTGTGGATGATCTAATTGCCACAGGGGGAACCCTTTGTGCCGCTGCCAAACTTATTGGTGAGCTTCTATATTCAGTTCTTAACGTGCTTTGTTCCTGTGTAGAAAATATCTTAAATGTGTGAATGGAAAACCTTGTTAATCAAGGTTCATTTGACTTCCAAGTTGCAAAATATATAACCTCCACCCCAAACTTGAGATAGCTGCCAACCACATGGAGCTTTTTGCCAACCATTTTCCTGGTTCCTCATCCTCAAGTGCTCTCCCACCTCTCTCAAAGTACCTAGTGATAATCCTTGAGAGGAAGACCAAGGACATGTTTGAGATTTGAAATCTACACTGAGAAATGCATCGAGTTCATCTCCAAAGATTCATCAAACTTATTTCTTTTGGTAGGGTCTTCTAGACGGTTGGAGTCCCGTGAGAGCTTCCTAGTTTTTCGATAGACTCGCCAAGTTTGTAAAGGCTATGGTTCACCTTTGAAAGGAAATCAGGGAGACGCATGTGGCTCCCTCGAGAGGAATAAGCTTGAGAGATAGAGAGCCAGACCGGACCTATGTCATCGGACACCTCAACACGTAAGATCCCCCAAGGATCCAAACTTCGACAACAAATTGTTGTCTCGTTGGTTTACTCTTTCCGCCTACTTTACTAGCTTGTTACCTCGGTTGCTAGGGCCACTAGTTCCTTAGCTCCTAGTTTATTCTACCTAGATTTGCGTGAGAGGACCTTTTAATTCTTCTATTATTTGAAAAGGTTCAACTTTTTAAGAAAAATCAATTCATATTCATAAAATATTTCAGTTCCACAGTTCTAAGAAAATATCTAATTTGGAATAAaatttggtagttgcctattcaccctcctctCTAGCCGACATCTTTGAACTTTGATCTgaaataaaaccaaaaatccttCATAGATTAAATGTCCACATTCTTGCATATGCACCAAAAGTATTTAAATAGTTCCTTCTAAAACTAGCCGTCAGGGTTTTTCTGCGAAAACCTTGACAGTTAACTGTCCAACTCGTATCCAGCACTCTGGATTCAATAACCAACAACCACTTTGGCCGATGTGGCAGCTACCACGCACAACCGACCAACTGCTTCTCACATGGACTCTTGGTTTCTAGACAACTCGACTTCCACCCGGAAACTCTGTATGCCCAATATAGGTAGCCACAAAAGCTTCCCGAGGTAGCGCAGGTATGTGTAGGGTCAGCCGAGATGTTCACACTGGGTCAATCAATCCAGACCCGGACAGTCAGGGTCAGATCTAGAGACTTCGGTTTCCACCCGGGACACTTTGGCTGCTCATCATAGGGAGCCACAAAGGCTTCTATGGGGAGCCCAAACGTGTCCATTCTCGGCCGAGGGGTTCGTATTGGCTTGATGAAAACAAGCTTGATCTGTCTGGCTCCAACCAAAATACTATGACTTGTATAGATTTGGTTTGCATATAGGTAAGAATTTTGTCTTTGGGTGACAAGGTTCGAGTAATGTGCATTGAGCTATTTTGTGAGCGTTCCATGGAACCCCCCTTCACAGTATGACTTACATATGTACACCCAATGTAAGTTTGATCACTTAAGCCTAGGGAAACTAATGTTCTGTTGGTTACTTGGTTTTGCTGTCATCTTTTAACTTCTCCGTTCGGGGATACACTAATACTGTTTCACTTCACTTTCGTGGGACTAAATCGGAGCTTTCACTCATGAAAATTGTTAGCCCCTTAATGGCTTGTTATTTGTCACCAAAACCCACTGGGATGGAATGCAGTTTCAAATGGTAACATACCTCCCAAGTTCTGAATGGAATGCTGTCCAATTATGCTCATATAGCAGAGGTGTGAATTGGTAACCCTTAGGTTGCTCACATCACTTTTGGAAAACCAGTTCATTTGTTTGAACTAAAGAGAAAACTAGTTCATTTGTTTGAACTAAAGAGGGTTTCCCTAAAGGTTACCCCATTTGCACTTATTACATTTCTTTCCTATTGTTTATCATATGCTGATTCATTTATCTTAATGATGTCCTATGTTGTAGAGCGTGTTGGAGCAAAGGTGGTTGAGTGTGCCTGTGTTATTGAACTGCCAGAGCTGAAGGTACATTTTACTTCCAATGCATATCTCACTGTTTATGTGAACAAAACATTGTTCATACTTAATTGTTAGAATTATTGTCATGCTCTTATTAGCAATTTTCGATTCATGTATTTTTTGTTTGGTTAGCTTTTGATAAGTAATCATTGGGAGGTTTTGCTTCCATGTAGTTAATGCATGCAACTATGAGAATTAGTTGCATGAATAAAGGACAAAGGAACTTCACATTGATGTGTTCTATCGAGGATTATACCACTTGTTATCCACCTAAATATACTAGGATTAGACAGTTTCGTACTCTGTGCTTTTATCCTCGTGCAGTTGAATAACGCAATGCCTCATCCACACTGCCATTGGTATAAGCAGACTCTCTCGAAACAGGCTCGCGCcctgctttatagataaagcaacaaCCAAAGTACACGGCCGAACGATACAAAGTGGAGGGGTGGCCCTCTTACAAAGCAGATCCTCGGATATCGGTACTACGCAGAGACTACGCTACCAGAGAAGAACAAGGGGGAGGTCAGAGTACAACGCCACGCCACGTCCTAGCACACCTAGACTCCACGACAACGCCCTCAGGAGGGGGAACGGCGCAGAGCGTCACCGCTGCCGAGTCCGGAATGGACAAGGGTCTTCACCCGGAGCCCGGACATAGAGAGAAGAACCACAATGACGTCTTCAGGAAGATAGCGGCGCCCGCAAGCGTCGCCGTCATCGGCGCCAAAGCGCGGAGCTTTCACTCGGCAACTCACCCATGTCACACGGAGATACCCAGGGCATACGCGACGTGTTTCGGCTCCCATATTTGGATCCGGCCATCACCAACAATGACGGACCCGAGCCACCAGCTGCTAGCCCTCTTGCCGCCCACACGACCAAGAAGaaaagccaccgccgccgccatgaggCCCGCCGGAGAGCCAAACATGGGGACCACCGCCCCGGCATCCCTACCCCAAGTCCCCGCCACCCATCCACCACACGGCACACCAAACCCAGCAGGTAGGATGGAAGGCCGTCCTTCAACACCTAGCCCGGCATCAATCCCCGGATCTGGGTCAGCACCTCCATCGTAGGAGGCGCCGACTCCTGCATCCCCAGCCAGTCCCGGTGGACCCAGGGACATGACCCTAGGACTGCCGACGGCCGCCGCCAAATCCGAGATCATTAGTGCCACACGGCAAGACAAGAACGCAGAGCCAGGACCCACCACGGCACACCGCACCCGCAAGGACACACTCACGGGTACATCCCGGGCCGGTCCCAAACCTCATCTACCCGGAGAGCACCCCGGTCCGCCTCGGGCCCAAATCCAGCCCGCCCGAGCACAAACCCTAGGTCAGGGGAGCCGCCGTTGTGCGCGCAGCCAACAGCCCCGCACGCCGCCGGCTCCAACCCAGGAGAAGGAAGTTCCCCACGCCgctgccccgcgccaccagccagacCACAACTGCTGCATCATCGGATCTGGACCAGCCCGCACCTCCGTCCGCACCCACTGCGGCCAAAGGGGTGACCACCAGCGAGCAGGACCCACCGCCACCttcagccgccgccgccagccggccAAACGACGGCCTCCAACCCGCGCCACCGCAGCCCTCGTCGCCCGGCGGCCAGATCCAGCGGGGGCGATGCGAGAGGGGAGGGGGTCCGTCCACTATCGGTATAAGCAGACTGAGAATGCACCTTATGACTTGCGGCTCGCTACAAGGAAGGAAAGATGTGCAAGCCATTATCAGAAGTTCACCAACGAAACACTTAGACTACTCTTTTCTACAGTTTTTGAAATAATAATTGATTAACTGCCTAAGGTCATGAATTTTACAGCTTAATAAATCATAATTCTCATCTATGAGCAAAACTGAATTCTAGTTAGATATGACTTATAGTTGCTTATCATGAGAACTTTGCTTTGTTCCAACGATGTTTCCCTTCAGCATGTATGTCCTAACCATGGCATGTATTTCAGGGCCGGGACAAGTTGGGGGACATGCCAGTTTTTGTCCTAGTGCAGGCAGACGAATCAGTATGAAACAAGTTGTGACTCTTGAGTTGTTCCAATGATGTTCCCCTTCTGGAACTATACTGGAAGCAGCAAAGATATCCGTTACAATCTTAGCTAGTTCCTATCTGGAGCTGCTCAATAAAAGTTTCATTTTT comes from Triticum aestivum cultivar Chinese Spring chromosome 5B, IWGSC CS RefSeq v2.1, whole genome shotgun sequence and encodes:
- the LOC543227 gene encoding adenine phosphoribosyltransferase 1; this encodes MLPSRFLLLPHCPTAPAPTPTPTPPGGARSPSSVALRFGSPGGVRLRRGRGSAAVAMASDGRVERIASSIRAIPNFPKPGILFQDITTLLLDPQAFRDTTDLFVERYKDKDITVVAGVEARGFIFGPPIALAIGAKFVPIRKPKKLPGEVISEEYSLEYGTDKIEMHVGAVQPNDRVLIVDDLIATGGTLCAAAKLIERVGAKVVECACVIELPELKGRDKLGDMPVFVLVQADESV